One window from the genome of Pieris napi chromosome 3, ilPieNapi1.2, whole genome shotgun sequence encodes:
- the LOC125063135 gene encoding uncharacterized protein LOC125063135 — protein sequence MAAITSTPINRITRDNLTVLIRNNRLNESLEFASDTDKMETDSPVRKPLNLKSKKLFHSPVEDTSPQRLEFASRNEGRKQLKRKLRRRSLIPDDEVKIKMAYVEECNREGYSPEPYGGMRKRVLISLFHNKEYSMDCCD from the exons ATGGCGGCCATCACATCCACACCAATAAACAGAATTACCCGCGATAATTTAACAGTGCTCATCAGGAATAACAGGTTGAACGAGTCCTTGGAATTTGCTTCGGATACTGATAAG atggAAACTGATTCTCCTGTCCGAAAAcctctaaatttaaaaagcaaaAAGCTGTTCCATTCACCAGTCGAGGACACCAGTCCACAGAGGCTAGAGTTTGCTTCTAGGAACGAGGGAAGAAAGCAGTTAAAACGgaaattaagaagaagaagcCTTATCCCGGATGATGAAGTGAAAATCAAGATGGCGTACGTTGAGGAGTGCAATAGAGAGGGCTATAGCCCAGAACCGTATGGGGGAATGAGAAAAAGGGTGTTAATCagtctgtttcacaataaGGAGTATTCTATGGATTGCTGTGATTag
- the LOC125063133 gene encoding uncharacterized protein LOC125063133, translated as MSICKKECVNIDEVYQLDLNMQNKKKELLRMLDEYELEQCIVCYRLRCSCHSKYQPIQHIRPTKEDHQAWVMASTRKEEADKEKKVLQVKQNLVNSNSCSEAAIDAFFKAFKMSSNTSVTYLSNKLAEAYSQIKKKQEYRYF; from the exons ATGTCTATCTGTAAAAAAGAATGTGTTAATATTGATGAAGTATACCAATTG GACCTCAATATGCAGAACAAGAAGAAAGAACTACTTAGAATGTTGGATGAATATGAGCTGGAGCAGTGCATTGTGTGCTACCGGCTCAGATGTTCCTGCCATTCTAAATACCAGCCGATCCAACATATAAGGCCCACTAAAGAGGACCACCAGGCCTGGGTAATGGCCAGTACTCGTAAAGAAGAAGCCGACAAAGAAAAGAAGGTTCTGCAAGTGAAGCAGAACCTTGTCAATAGCAACAGCTGTAgtgaagcggctatagatgcCTTTTTTAAAGCGTTCAAAATGTCTTCCAATACATCTGTGACGTACCTGTCAAATAAACTCGCGGAGGCATActcacaaataaaaaaaaaacaagaataTCGTTACTTCTAA